The Siniperca chuatsi isolate FFG_IHB_CAS linkage group LG17, ASM2008510v1, whole genome shotgun sequence genomic sequence ccatggcGATGTACCCCGGTAAGAAGTGAACCACCATCGTAGGACTGAAAACCCAGGGTTAAAGCTGAAGTTACCTCgctaaccccaaatcctgcttcAGAGTACAGGCCCCCGATGATCAGTTTACGTGTTTCCAATATGTGTAATAATACATGCTTGTATGTCTGTACGTACTTAGAGACATATATCTTTTCCTTCCCCTTTTttgtaatatgtatttttaatatgtatcgaatgtatttgtttgtaaatattttgactgctatgaaaagacaaacatttaaaaaaaatatgactcACAAAAATATCCTGTTAGGGCAATtagcatcattttaaaatgcttatCTTTAGTTTTTCTTACTACCTATGCTGTAACTCCTGCTACTACCTTTTGTACTCCTGTTACTGCTaatacaactactactactgctattaTTACTACTGCTACTTCTACTCATTATTACCACTGTATATTTGACATAATGTTTGTGACATGTGACATCATCAGAATATAATATGTTGATTGGTCTCCACAGAAGCTGCTGACAGCCGCGACTCTGTTGAAGCATCTGAAGGTAATCTGGATTTTCTGCTGAGTCAGCTTCAGGTTTCCTTGTTCTTTCTTTGACTTGCGTGTCTTTAGTTTGTTGAACATTGATGATTTCACAATTTCTTTCCTctgaaacagtaaaacaaacagcaaagtcACACTGAGGGGAAACAACCTTGAAATCAGCCCCACACAAAGAATGAGGATGTTCAATTccctaaaaacaaacaaggaaacacatttttctgttcatctgtctgtttcagCTCCTTCAGATTCAGATGAGACAACTGAAGCAGAAGGTTagtgtgtctgttgtttttttaataccaAATCTGTAAGGTTGAATTTAAATCTAAAGTGTCTGAAATGAAGCCAAGACAtatagaatatttccatttgattaaaaacatgatcAAACCACAGCTGAAGAGGTTCtttaagttttaattaattttgttaaattaacaGTGTGTGAACGGATAACTACTGTAAAAGTGTCATAATTATACAGTAAACATATTTACCTGTAGTATATTTATAAAGTGATTAACAAAAACAGTTTGCAGAggaagcaaaagaaaacagttaTTCCAATTATGTACGCAGTAACAAACCTACAGCCTGATTTAAAGGCCCTCCTCTGTGTTAGTTATGTTAGTATTGTGTAGGTTGTGAATATGAACATGACTGTGATCATTCTGTAGGTTCATTCACCTGCACAGATTTCATGTTGTTGACTTGTACATTTTTATCCTAATTTTAAATGGTATTGCACAAAACATCTGGTTAGACCACTGACCCTGATCACTGACCCCTACTACTGCCATTGTTGCTGCTTGTAGTACTCCCAACTAGTACACCAATTCTTCAAGTAGTCTTCAAGAAGTGAAAATCAGACAGCTTTAAAGTTGTTGGAAGATATATGATGAACTATGCTAGCAGTCTCCACCTGCTTCTAGTCTTTCTGCTacgctaggctaaccacatttgttaataataaactttaagAAAATttacagagaagaaaaagtacTTTGACTCGcctcctctttgtttcttttcttctttagaTTCAGACAAAGTTTTGAGTTTGTTTCAGGTTTGATGAAACAGACGTGTTGATgcacaacattgtttttgtttggttcagtgtgcTTAAAATCTGCCTTACAACCTGGTATCTTTATTTAGGCATCAAAGTCTAAATCTTTTCAACAGAAGTCATTAATGTTACACTGCAGCAACAAGAGCAGCATACTGATTGGCTCGTTGACACATGTGTGATCAATAACATAAACCTATTTGGATAAAGACTGACCACAGATTCGCCATGCTGATGTTTACTGGAGACATGATAACAAATAATTGATGAGTGTATTTTTAATCCTCAGACACTGAGGACGATGCAGCTGATGTAGAAAGTGACAACAACAGTGACAACGACTCAATTGAGAACTTGGAAACTGACTCTGAGACTGAGGCTAAGACTGAGGCTAAGACTGAGACTAAGACTGAGGCTAAGACTGAGGCTAAGACTGAGACTGAGGCTGACTCTGCGGCTGAGGCTGACTCTGAGACTGAGGCTGACTCTGCGGCGGAGATTGACTCTGAGACTGAGGCTGAGGCTGACTCTGAGACTGAGGCTGAGGCTGACTCTGAGACTGAGGCTGACTCTGCGGCGGAGATTGACTCTGAGACTGAGACTGAGGCTGAGACTGAGACTGATTCTCAGGCTGTGACTGACTCTGAGACTAAGACTGAGACTGACTCTGAGGCTGAGTCTGACTCTGAGGCTGAGTCTGAGGCTGAGACTGAGACTGATTCTCAGGCTGAGACTGACTCTGAGACTGAGACTGATTCTCAGGCTGAGACTGACTCTGAGACTGAGACTGACTCTGAGGTTACCACAGCAGACAAAGATGACGACAGCATGGAGGAGGACATAGAGGAGGGGGGGGAGGCAGGGAGTGAGGAGCCAGCAGGGGAGGAGATGGTGAGGGAGGTGCGAGATGACataagagaaacagaaatgtcagaGGAGGTGGAACCAgcagagggagagcaggaggtaaTCTCAGAGGAGGACAAGAGTGAAGGGAACGACGACAGCATGCTCGAGGACAAAGATGAGGACGCTGAACCCCAGAGTGACGAAGACAGTGACATGAGTCAGACTGACAGTGACGTTGAAGCTGAGCCTGAAAATCAGGACAGTAGTGACATGCTGGACTCTGAGGTCACTGAGGAGAACGAGGAGGTGAACCAGGACGACTCTGCAAAGTCAGATACAGAGGAACCTGAGGAGCAGAGTCCGGAATCTCCAGACTCCACTGAAGGTAAACTGGGACTGATGACTGACAGGATACCAGCACTGGTTCATaagttctttgtgtttgtaaaaGACTCAGAGTTCAtgtgttctttatttttataaaagaaGAATTCAAGATGTCAGAATTTAGAGCCAAATGGTCTAGATGAAGTTTTCAGAAGTCGACATAAAGAACACAGAGACCAGGATGGACAAACAAAGAATTCAAAGGTTAAGATTAAGGAAATGAAAGGTCAGGATGGAAAATGTACAGATCAAGATGAAGAATTCAAAGGCCAATGTAAAGACATCAAAAGGTCAAGATTAAGAATTTGAGGTAAAGAATGAAGAATTCGATGGTAAGAGTTTAGAATTCAGAAGTAAAGATAAAAAATTAGTATAACACAAATAATTAAGATCAAGATAATCAAGATAAAGAGAGTTAATTTACAGGTCAACATGAAGAATTCAGAGGTCAAGATTAAAAATTAGAAGGTCAAGTTAAAGAATTCAAGATCGAAAAGAATTTCCAAGTCAAGATGAAGTATTGAGAGGTTATCAAAAGAAATTAAGGCAtcaaaataaaaagctaaaacaaagacatgatGAAGAATTAAAAGCGTTTAGttcaaacagaacaaaactgaATGCGtcagaataaaaataatcaaaaggTCAATTTCTGAGACTTTTCCTACAGAACCATTGTGACatcacagtttgtttgtgttagtTTTAATCTTGTTTCTTGTTGCAGCCACACCTGCTGACCAACCGGACCAACCGGACCAACCTGATGACTCCACCCCCGCCACCACAGAGGGTAAAGGTCACACCATACTGTGACATCACACTGCctcacagccaatcacagctcagATCTAGTCACAGCttagagaaacatttcagttgaGTGTTCTCAGTGTCAGTAGATTACCTCATTCTTAGTCCCAAATTCCACTTAAACGCAGCAGTTAAAGAGTTTGTCATGTGACAAACTGTTGCAGCATAAAGTGAGACGTGAAGAGATTCTAGAGAAACAGTGATTCtacagtttatttattatttcatgaaCAACAGAAGTGAAACTGGATCTTTTTAAATCTCTGTTTTCTTCCTTTAGCCATGAATTAGATGCTCGGCCTCTGAACTGTGGAAGCTCAGCGACTCCAGGTATCATCACACACCGTGTCTCTGCTGATGTAAACTTTAATAACAGGTTATTCTGGTCCCAGTACAGGCCAGCAGTCAGTTGCAGCTGAACATAACTGTAACTGTCAACACTAACTGCTGTGTCGTAACTACTTAGATTTACATGAACAAACttgtactgaaacaaaaaactgaactgagTAAAATGGAATCAAAACATATCAACCTGTGCTGCAGTCAGAGAAACTGGGAAAGAAATACACTGCTGACTGGTGActgacagtcagagacagactgttttattaaaaagaagaaagtaagatgatttgtttgtttgtctaaCATCAACTCATTTTTTATAATTCAATTATTAAgatgattaattgatcagtTCTGTTTGATCAGTTCTGTTgtgctgtgatgtttttaaGACGGCTGAATCACAACATAGATATGatcataaacaacaacaacataaacaacattaacaaactGCAGAATCGAATGATATTTACATGATTATCAGCTGAGTCATCAACTGAatcaaagtgtttgtgtgttttgtcccTGTCAGAGCCAACCCCACAGTGGAATactgttgccatgacaacaacaaagacaacaacaacaacaagctaAACTGTAACTAAACttcaaaactttgtttttgatcCTCAGCTTGTTACTTATTCGTTGTCTCCATTTTCTTCTGGCTGCTTTAGTTTTCCACCAATCGactgtctgtgtctctttaatgtgtctcactctctgcctgtctgtctgccttcagTCTAATGCTGCTGATCTGAGATCTGCTCTGTGTGTTAAAGTGTTCATACAGTCATCGTTTACTTTGCAAACATTAATGACTTGTTAAAGTAACGATAGAGTCAAATGATTGTCTGTCCACAGAGGAACTGCTAATAAAGTTTTGAACTGTCAGAAACTTCTCTCACTGCTCGCTGAGTCTCAGAGTCTTTATTTACACTGATTATTGATCTGTAACTATAAACTAATAGTAATAACTAACATAAACTCAGATATTGATCTGTAATATTGTAtgatatttaattcaattcaattttattgatATAGTGCCAaatcacaacagaagttatctcattccacttttcttatagagcaggtctagatcaaactctttataatattaattacagagacccaacaaatcccaccatgagcaagcatttggcctcagtggcaaggaaaaacttcctttaagaggcagaaacctcgagcagaaccagactcagggggggCGGAGAagcaatgcaaattccacctagaattttaaaatagttatactgtaatggtagtggtaatattattattaataaagtaacattaataggaatgatagtcaaaggaataacaatgacaataatagtaacaaagccaataacaacaactgtagtagcagttgtcaagcaggaacacgggggcagcaggtggccacAACCagagatccagactctgcagctccgagggcagaaatacctgctgaaagcgacagaaggagagaggagagagacgagataGTCTAGCCTATCAGCTAGATTGTCAGCTTGTTTGAGAatttacatacagtggtgtgaaaaagtgtttgcccccttcctgaattcttattttttgcatgtttgtcacacttaaatgtttcagatcatcaaacaaatttaaatattagtcaaagataacacaagtgaacacaaaatgcagtttttaaatgaaggttgttattattaagggaaaacaaaatccaaacctacatggtcctgtgtgaaaaagtgattgccccctaaacctaataactggttgctccacccttagcagcaacaactgcagtcaagcatttgcaataacttgcaatgagtcttttacagcgctgtggaggagtttggcccactcatctttgcagaattgttgtaattcagccacattggaggttttcgagcatgaactgcctttttaaggtcatgcctcagcatctcaataggattcaggtcaggactttgactaggcctttggatcattgtcctgctgcagaacccaaatttgcttcagcttgaggtcacgaacagatggccggacattctccttcaggagtttttggtagacagcagaattcatggttccatttatcgcagcaagtcttccaggtcctgaagcagcaaaacagccccagaccatcacactacctccaccatattttactgttggtatgatgttctttttctgaaatgcggtgtttcttttacgccagatgtaatgggacacacaccttccaaaaagttcaacttttgtctcgtcagtccgcagagtattttcccaaaagtcttggggatcatcaagatgttttctggcaaaaatgagacgagccttaatgttctttttactcagcagtggtttttgtcttggagctctgccatgccggccatttttgcccagtctctttcttatggtggagtcatgaccactgaccttaactgaggcaagtgaggcctgcagttctttggatgttgttgtggggtcttttgtgacctcttggatgagtcgtcgttgcgctcttggggtaattttggtcggccagccactcctgggaaggttcaccactgttccatgttttcgccatttgtggataatggctttcattgtggtttgctggagtcccaaagttttagaaatggctttataacctttttcagactgatagatctcaattactttctttctcatttgttcctgaatttctttgtatctcggcatgatgtctagcttttgaagatcttttggtctacttcaggcaggtcctatttaagtgatttcttgattaagaacaggtgtggcattaatcaggcctgggtgtggctagagacaTTGAACTCAgatgtgataaaccacagttaagttatgttttaacaggtggggcagtcactttttcacacagggccatgtaggtttggattttgttttcccttaataataacaaccttcatttaaaaactgcattttgtgtttaaaatattaaaatttgtttgatgatctgaaacatttaagtgtgacaaacatgcaaaaaaataagaatttaggaagggggcaaacactttttcataccaTAGTATATTGTAATAGCGCACCGAAAAGCAGGCGAACACCGGTGTCTCACCGGAAAATACCGGAGAGGGGAATGAATGCCTACTCTAGCATCTCTGATTACTGGAGAAAATTTATATCAGTATGTGTTACAAGGTCTTGCTCCTCCTAAGGAATATTAGTATCTGACAGAGAACCAGGGAACAGCAGAGGGTATGTCCCCCGCACTAAACTTCTCCCCCCTCCTCGAGTTCCTGCCCTAATACCTTACCACTAGTCCCTCTCATGAGCAACATAGATTAGCATCCCTAACATTTTAGAGAATTGTTAGAAAACAAGGAGCCTTACCAAACCGTTGTGAAGGAAGccttggatggatggatcaaaGAATCAGGTCCAGAGAATCATCAATCTTTCAATAAATCAAACTAATTTATCTAGTTTTATTTACCAAAGCTCAAAATCATACAAAGCCTACACCCAGAAACTAATACTTTGAGATAGaggaaaagagaataaaaagagaaaagaaaccaaacaaaattcCTAACCAAAAGCTACTAAGCGCAAAATCAGACTAAATGTCTGAGAGAGCtgcaaaaaggcaaaaatgtaaaaaggagaACAAAAAACCAAGAAGAATGAAGAGGAAATTATTACCCCTTTTATACATTAGAGCTGAGGGGTTTTACCAAAATCTAACAAAGGTATGTCTTCTTCAGCATATATGGTCATGAAACAAGCAACATGGGTGTTCATTGGTACAGAGTAAATACACCTAATCTACTCAAGCAAAAACTTCCTTTTCCTGAACATCATTAcagttaaaatacttttttttttcaaataaacattttttcaatCACACAGGCATTTTGCTAAGCAGTTATAACTGTTTTCAGATCGATTATCTTGTTCGTTTAAGAAAGAGGAAGGGGCCCATGTCTGCTTTATCTACACATGCAGCTATCGTTCCCTTTTTTGCTCAGCTATTGAGCAAGCTCAACTCTTCTGTTTCTCAGTCTCAGTCCTTAAGTCAAGTCcgtttttctcttttaatggCTGGCTGGGTAGGGAGCACCAGCAGAATGCATCCGTGACCCTTGCCCTCTCCCAACAGCTCAGTCCTGAAACCTCTCCTTCACTGAATGCATAGAGCAAGTCTAatgcctgttttgcattcataactctttctcttatccaaaTTGAAGGTTAGCCTATGACTTGACACAGCTCTATCACACCTGGTAGGCGCCAATAGAATGTTTATctaaatgcacaaaaataataGGCCGAAAATGACTGCTTCTCTATCGGGGTAAATTTTACCCGCTGGCTTatagatataaaataaataacccattttttaaatctggctttatcttgacaatttttaacaatgggggggggggctacaTAACAcccttttaggaaaagtcaaagactggaggacttgaatattttattaaaacaaagttacatacaatCAAAAAACAGCCACAGGTACATTTTATCGAAtggcggttctagtgttaacAATACTGAAGCAAGTTCACAACACCATAGCATGTTCAGAACACTGCAGCAATTttgacatcactgcagcaaattCGCTACACTGCAGGAAGTTTAACAACACTGCAGCACTTTTAATAACACCATAGGTTCACAACAGACCTGCAATTTGACAACACTGCAGCAAATGTAACAACACTGCAGCAAGTTTAACAAATGTTGTTTCAcctgttttttcacttttatttttaccaaTATTTGTCCTGTCCTTTCACCTGTTGTTTCACTCCTTGTTTCACCTGTATTTTCACCTGTGTTTTACCCGTGTTTTCACCTGTTGTGTCATATATTGGTTCACctgttttacttgttttttcacCAGTTGTTTCACCTTTATTTTCACTTCTGTTTTTCCTGTCGTTTCACCCCTTGTTTCACCTGTATTTTCACCTGTAGCATCACCTGTTATACCTGTTGTTGTACTGGTTTTTCCTCCTGTTGTTTCTCCTGGTTTTTCACCTGGTGTTTTACCTGTTGTTGTACCTGTTGTCTCACTTGTTTTACCTGTTGTTTCACCTGTTGTTTTAccagtttttcacatttgtttcacctgtgtttTAGCTGTTGTTTAACTTGGTATTTAACTTGTTTTACCTgtagtttcactttttttcttaccAGTTCTTTTTAcctgtgttttatcttttttcaacTGTTGTTTTACTAGTTGTTCCAACTGTTGCAGCGCAAAGCATCATCTTAACCAATATTTCTACACCTGTGCTGCACATGTTAATTAAACTGTTATCATTTAAATGACTGTCAGGGCCGTGGATGTCGACATTTTAAGCTGTCGGGGCAGATCACCTGAAGTTCATTGCAGGTGTTTTGGAGGGGGAGGTCAGGTTACCTGGTGCCGCAGGTTGATGGTGTGGAAGACTGACTCCTGAGATGGAGCAGATGAAGTTTCTCTGAGCCGATGAATGAAAACTGACCTGCAGGTCCTCAGAGGTTAaatgactcacacacatacacaccagtgaagaagaaacagagacaCGGGTTACTTCCTACCAGATAAAGCGTGTTTGTTTCAAAAAGACCCCTGATTGGTTAATGGGGGCCGTGACCAAGGCCAACAGCAGGTGGCAAATCAATGGAGcctgacatgtgtgtgtgtgtgtgtgtgtgtgagagagagagagagagagagagagagagagagagagagagagagagatgtaaaataaaactttgttcAAGTGAGTTTCACACGGAAGCAGATGATAGGTCGATATCTGTGAGAAGGGATTTACATTTACCTGAGACACACTGACCtgagcagaggtggaagaagtatgcaggtaatttttttaagtaaaagtaacaaaaccCATCACAGTTGCAATTTCCACTGAGGGTGGGGTTAGGGGTAGGTTACCCTTTACTTCCTCTAAATCCTATTTTCAAAGTGTCATTTTGATCAGCCTCACGATCATCTGTCAGACAGAATTCATCTGtcttatctctctctgtgttgttttgtcctGTTGTTACAGAATTAAGTGACACTTTTCTTGTAGTggcaacactttactttaacccccCTTATCATGTATAATCGGCATACAAACATGTAATAACAGATCTAagttttttattaatgtattctaatgttaacatgttaatgaAACATCTATAACTCTTGCTGCATCCAGAAGTGGAGGCTGCTGGATAAACATAtcatgaatgacaatatagtaaaagcaactgtaataatgtaaaatatgtcttcacAGGAGAAGTTACAACAAATACTGAACATTAATGAACACTTAAAcatgtccttatatctgcttacaattACATTATAGTCTGTTATTAACCActtattacatgtttatatactgATTATACATGATCAAGATGGGGCTTTAAGAAAGTGTTACCCCAAATATTCATACtaacaaaatatatcaaacCAGAGTTAGCTGATGTCTGTATAAATACAAATCTACACTGTGACACTATAATTATTATAGTACGTCTCCATCCACAGTTTCAACCCATTCTCACTCCAAGTCGTCAAATACTGAAGCTTGGTCAGTGTCCGTCCACTTCAAAATATGATGCCGTAGGTAGCATAATTTCTGGACGCTCCCGTTTTCAAAGTCAGATGATGTAGTTTGAAGAGCGCAAAAGTCTGTATATggacaaacacaggactttcacccaggagaccggggttcgagtcctgtgtgaaaccaaaagtaaaTGATTTCTTTTAAGTAACATACGTAAGCAAACTTAGGTAACgtacttaaaatatattcattgtTGCGAACTTGACCACGGAGCCCTGTGCATGTACAAATGAGGCTAGTGGGGTACCTacagcatcatattttgaagCAGAGGGCCACTAACCAAGTGGCAGTATTTGACTAGTTGGGGTGAGGACTTGTTGACAGTTGGAATGTGTTTGAATTCTCTTGTTAGTTAAATAtttcatgaatatttatttgtatttattagaTGTCTGTGGAGGTTTTCCACTGTGTTTCTTGAGTCTCACTGGGTTAGTGTTGCTCAGCTGTCCCACAGCTCTTGGTTACAGTCTGACATCAGGATCAAAGATCCAGGTGAGTTGCAGTCATTCAGAACCGAGCTGGACCAGACTATACCTTAAAGTGCCCTTAATTCCTCTTCTGGGCCTGAGCCCAGAGTCTAACTTGGCTCCAGCTCGGTTCTGGTTTCAGGACATCCTGCTGCAGATGGATGCAGACTCATGTTCTGCCCTGATTCCCACAGACAGCAggaaattcacaaaaaaaaaaagagcgcAGAAGGTCagcatgtaaaacagaaaagacaacaacaactcTGTCACCGTACAGTAACCAGGAGGTACCAATCCAAGTACtaaatgtaataactttgctgattttcttaaagatttttttttgttgacatttttgcctttatttgatagtttgacagtgaagaggcagacaggaaacggTAGGAGAGAAAGGTTGGTATGACACCGGTCGAAATCGAACCGGCGACGTTGCTGTTATGTTGCATGCACTGTAACCACTCAGCAACCAAGGTGCTCTGAGTTTGTTGATTTTATGGAGCATCAGCCCACATTGAAACATGATGTGTTTATTGTACGACAACTGTAACATTTAACACATtggatttctgtgttttttgtgttttttgaccgCAAATatcagttttatatattttatatcagtAGCGTCAGAGCATACAGGCCCTGTATTAGTGATTCATGTAACTCTGTGGAGGTTTTAGCAGCTGTTTATTTTGAAGGCTTTTTGTCAACCCTGTCTCCAAGAAATGATGTTGGACGTGGATGTTTGGACGTCCAGAGTTTCAAACTCTGATAGCAGAGGTTGAGGTTCATGTTCTGAGTCCCACCTGTTGTTGGTTTAGATAGTAAAACACTTACAGGAAAGTCTGTGGTTTTGGTTAATTTCAAGTCAACACGTCCTGTCACATCCTTCAAGTCAGCGATATTTTCTTCAGTATTTAACCATAAAGACCTCCATCTTACATGAACCAGAACCAGGAGCTGTGAGAGTCTAAACACAACCAGAAGAACTGTGTAATAAGAATTTAGTGTCGAGACGATCCTTTAGAAAAACAAGTTACGAgacaggagggggaggaaggaggagggggaggaggaaggttATGGTTGTAGTTCAGAGGAATGTTGGCAActttttctctgcagctctgtatCACTTTAATAAAGCTTCCTTTTCTATATGTCCTCTAAGCCTGAACACACATGGTAATACACACAGTAACAAGCACACAGAGTTGTTATGATTCACTGAGGTGAAACTGTagtaagtaaaaagtaaaaactttgaaacaaatTGCTCTTTATCTTCTTCATGAAACTTCAGTTTAATTTCAGTGTCTCATCTGGCTCGACCTACCTCTGCTGATGATTCTTACAGTTCATACGCTTTTACCAAAACACATTTGGATTATCAGAGTTTCTGGTCAATGTTGTACTGGCTTTATTTGATTCTGTTAATTTCTGATGAGAAAACTTTTCAAGAATAACTCAAAGTTCAGTCCAACAATAGAAATGAAGCAGATGTTTGGTTCCAGATGAAGTTCGTGAATGATTCTTTAACTGTGACTGgatcagtttgtgtttttatttcattcatttgttcatgttttgctgaaaaaagAGATTATGACTGGTGATAAATTACAATGAACAAAGTACAAAAGGTTTCCGGATCAAATCAACTGTCAGTGACTGAGACTCATCTCTATTTGCTTCAGTCCATAGGCAGCTTTTCTCAtgctgtagtttatttttgtcatttgcacCTTTGGTAATTTCCAGCTTTCTAACAAACCTGCCTGCATGGGAGGAGTGACACAGCTCAGGCTGTTCATGTAGACATATTTATATTGTGTCATTTAGGTCTGAAATTGTGTTTTCACCTGTTCAGAACACCTCTTCTAACATGATATTTTTGTGGCTTAAATTAGAAGAGGGGCACAACCACAGGCCTcttttaaatgagaaaaatctTTCATGTATGTTATGTTTTGCCTTTTATCAGTTGGCTAAAACTTTagtttacaaatataaaatataacttttaaTATGGCTAAAGAAAAGTCTGTAATGGGCAGATTAATGACTGCCAATAATGTGAGACACACATCACTGACTttacatattaatattaataaatgggAGCACTCCTGTGAGCACACAAACCTGCCCAGTCACTCCGTCTCCAGAACCCTATCCGGATTTACACCCTAACCAATTGACTCCTTACAGTTATGAGGCTTCACCGGATCCGAACACCTGGTAGTTCCAGGGAGGGGTCCCTACACAGGCTACCCTAaggtgtgtgatgtgtgtgtatgtgtgtgtgtgtgtgtgcctaagGCAAATCAGCTGTGTTGCCGTAGTGTGGATTGCATTTGAGCTTACCTCTCGGGGGCGCCGCGGTGTCCTTCTTGGAGAACCCTGTTTCTATATGCTTTTGTGAACTCTCTCCCTGAAGAATCTAATCA encodes the following:
- the stm gene encoding protein starmaker isoform X2 produces the protein MFQRCVVLMLVVLAGISLAAPVSEGPTDDERSVALLAHLNEGTTGELVTSQPGAADSTGSDEQTEAPSESDETTESPGAADSKDSDEQTQGGNSQQSSTESESAADSRDSVEASEAPSDSDETTEAEDTEDDAADVESDNNSDNDSIENLETDSETEAKTEAKTETKTEAKTEAKTETEADSAAEADSETEADSAAEIDSETEAEADSETETDSQAVTDSETKTETDSEAESDSEAESEAETETDSQAETDSETETDSQAETDSETETDSEVTTADKDDDSMEEDIEEGGEAGSEEPAGEEMVREVRDDIRETEMSEEVEPAEGEQEVISEEDKSEGNDDSMLEDKDEDAEPQSDEDSDMSQTDSDVEAEPENQDSSDMLDSEVTEENEEVNQDDSAKSDTEEPEEQSPESPDSTEATPADQPDQPDQPDDSTPATTEAMN
- the stm gene encoding protein starmaker isoform X5: MFQRCVVLMLVVLAGISLAAPVSEGPTDDERSVALLAHLNEGTTGELVTSQPGAADSTGSDEQTEAPSESDETTESPGAADSKDSDEQTQGGNSQQSSTESESEAADSRDSVEASEAPSDSDETTEAEDTEDDAADVESDNNSDNDSIENLETDSETEAKTEAKTETEADSAAEIDSETEAEADSETETDSQAVTDSETKTETDSEAESDSEAESEAETETDSQAETDSETETDSQAETDSETETDSEVTTADKDDDSMEEDIEEGGEAGSEEPAGEEMVREVRDDIRETEMSEEVEPAEGEQEVISEEDKSEGNDDSMLEDKDEDAEPQSDEDSDMSQTDSDVEAEPENQDSSDMLDSEVTEENEEVNQDDSAKSDTEEPEEQSPESPDSTEATPADQPDQPDQPDDSTPATTEAMN